Proteins from a single region of Sporosarcina sp. P33:
- a CDS encoding cyclic-di-AMP receptor: MKLIVAVVQDQDSNRLSSALTKSDFRNTKLASTGGFLRAGNTTFLMGVEDELVSKALDLIRDNCRSRDQMVAPVSPMGGNADSYIPYPIEVEVGGATVFVLPIEQFHHF, from the coding sequence TTGAAACTGATTGTAGCAGTGGTACAGGACCAAGATAGTAACCGATTGTCTTCTGCATTGACTAAAAGTGATTTTCGGAATACAAAATTAGCCAGTACAGGCGGATTTCTCCGCGCTGGAAATACAACATTCCTAATGGGTGTGGAAGATGAATTAGTTTCCAAAGCATTGGATTTAATACGGGACAATTGCCGTTCCCGCGATCAGATGGTCGCTCCTGTTTCACCAATGGGCGGTAACGCGGATTCTTATATTCCTTATCCCATTGAAGTGGAAGTAGGGGGAGCAACTGTATTCGTCTTGCCAATTGAACAGTTCCACCATTTTTGA
- a CDS encoding LuxR C-terminal-related transcriptional regulator, with amino-acid sequence MTALLASKIQIPAHAESWISRENMASVQEEAIRSDVLFISAPEGYGKTAFLAHWTKNLDENIAWLTVDETDNHSLCFFRYIVYAVYSACALLPQDRLQRELANANRRELNAMWDLYKQAGSRLEKPVRLVIDDFHHINNPELLEMIQYFVVAMPESLKICFASRSLAPISLTLWHSLFTVTEVRAEHLQLTSNDIYKMQHPQQQYVRKEFAQTEEPDAVLLKNAACRYLQQGDIVRAITHALKGKAYPLAAALMTNYGEQMIRNRHTLAFAAWCYEFEEAGIPLTLDLQLLFAFSLVAEHKAEEADRVTNQMTAENNRKEWNAFTERVKSAAYDYFLVRSYITIIKMGGVTEVGQWLQKGFNLNAGQSSNFYLLPLQFNKDEPILWRTPVGRHKKTDRLESPSFCQTKYSYGSNKLSVTGYYHGIQAETWYVNGYLKEAGQAQEAALLLAHHYQDPGLLIPMYILRCKLYLAKGETAKAHETVKNALSYAPDSFWRKFLHACQALIYLKEQHVQLAEEILSKTENAVDENCEKHSFISLVRARMLLENSSQEAALEAVRRVKLDAQKEAQVLTFIEAAILESVCYARSESWEQMARALQEAMTCSKEYGYTQLFAEEDCMEAMLKEYAKVRKQRGDIDWSGVPSFYVERLVQATQRTAPLTDLLTAREQEVFSQLTSGEPDHKIAKSLSLTEGMLRIHLTSICEKLNVKSRTEAMLKAYKAK; translated from the coding sequence ATGACGGCATTATTAGCATCAAAAATTCAAATACCCGCGCATGCTGAAAGCTGGATCAGCAGAGAGAATATGGCGTCTGTTCAAGAGGAAGCAATCCGGTCAGATGTGTTGTTTATAAGTGCGCCCGAAGGCTATGGCAAAACGGCATTTTTGGCGCATTGGACAAAGAACCTGGATGAAAATATTGCCTGGCTGACAGTCGATGAGACAGACAATCACTCGCTCTGTTTTTTCCGGTATATCGTTTATGCAGTGTATTCGGCTTGTGCCTTGCTCCCGCAGGACAGGCTGCAGCGTGAATTGGCTAACGCAAACCGCAGAGAACTTAATGCAATGTGGGATTTGTATAAGCAGGCAGGCAGCCGATTAGAGAAGCCGGTTCGGTTAGTTATCGACGACTTTCATCACATAAACAATCCCGAGTTGTTAGAAATGATTCAGTATTTTGTAGTGGCAATGCCTGAATCGTTGAAGATTTGCTTTGCAAGCCGCAGCCTTGCGCCGATCAGCCTTACATTGTGGCACTCTTTATTCACTGTGACTGAAGTCAGAGCGGAGCATTTGCAATTGACTTCCAATGATATATATAAGATGCAACATCCCCAGCAGCAGTACGTAAGGAAAGAGTTCGCCCAGACAGAAGAGCCCGATGCAGTGCTGCTTAAAAATGCAGCATGCAGATATCTTCAGCAAGGCGATATCGTGCGGGCAATCACTCATGCGTTAAAAGGTAAGGCCTACCCGTTAGCAGCGGCCTTGATGACGAATTACGGAGAACAAATGATCAGGAATCGGCATACACTTGCATTCGCAGCTTGGTGCTATGAATTTGAAGAAGCCGGTATTCCATTAACTTTAGACCTTCAGCTTCTGTTTGCTTTTTCACTAGTAGCGGAGCATAAAGCAGAAGAAGCGGACCGTGTCACAAACCAAATGACGGCAGAAAATAATCGAAAAGAATGGAATGCGTTTACGGAACGAGTCAAATCCGCCGCATACGACTATTTTCTGGTCAGGTCCTATATTACAATTATTAAAATGGGCGGTGTGACTGAAGTCGGGCAGTGGCTGCAAAAAGGATTTAATTTGAATGCCGGGCAGAGTTCTAATTTTTATCTGCTGCCGCTTCAGTTCAATAAAGACGAACCGATATTATGGCGCACACCAGTAGGCCGCCATAAAAAGACGGACAGACTGGAAAGTCCATCTTTCTGTCAGACTAAGTATTCTTACGGGTCAAATAAATTATCTGTTACAGGGTATTACCATGGTATTCAGGCGGAGACATGGTATGTGAATGGTTATTTGAAAGAAGCGGGACAGGCACAGGAAGCAGCCTTGCTTTTAGCGCATCATTATCAGGATCCAGGTCTGCTGATTCCAATGTATATCCTCCGCTGCAAGCTGTACTTGGCGAAAGGTGAAACGGCTAAAGCGCACGAAACTGTCAAAAATGCTTTATCTTATGCCCCAGATAGTTTCTGGAGAAAATTTTTACATGCATGTCAAGCATTGATTTATTTGAAAGAACAGCATGTTCAGCTTGCAGAAGAAATACTGTCAAAAACAGAGAACGCTGTTGACGAAAATTGCGAAAAGCATTCTTTCATCTCACTTGTGCGCGCCAGAATGCTTTTGGAAAACTCCAGTCAGGAAGCAGCACTGGAAGCGGTTCGCCGTGTGAAACTGGATGCACAGAAGGAAGCGCAGGTCTTGACGTTTATCGAGGCAGCTATTTTGGAGAGTGTATGTTATGCCCGCAGCGAAAGCTGGGAACAAATGGCCCGGGCTTTGCAGGAGGCGATGACGTGCAGTAAAGAATACGGCTATACCCAGTTATTCGCTGAAGAAGATTGTATGGAAGCGATGCTGAAGGAATATGCAAAAGTGCGTAAACAACGTGGCGATATAGATTGGTCTGGTGTTCCATCCTTCTACGTGGAGCGTTTAGTTCAGGCGACGCAACGGACTGCTCCTCTCACTGATTTGCTGACAGCGCGAGAGCAAGAAGTATTTTCGCAACTGACATCAGGCGAGCCGGATCATAAAATAGCAAAAAGTTTATCTTTGACAGAAGGAATGTTGCGCATCCACTTAACATCTATATGTGAGAAGCTGAATGTGAAGTCAAGAACAGAAGCCATGTTAAAAGCATATAAGGCAAAGTGA
- the tmk gene encoding dTMP kinase encodes MTGLFISFEGPEGAGKTTVLQEIANRLKLEGQDVVVTREPGGIPIAEKIREIILDANHKAMDGKTEALLYAAARRQHLVEKVIPALKQNKIVLCDRFIDSSLAYQGFARELGIDNVLAINLFAIDNYMPDCTIFFDVPPEVGLARIWKDQEREQNRLDLEKVEFHEQVYKGYQEVLRRDGERIRVVDAQQSPEQVAENVWKIVSSEVNLHKNS; translated from the coding sequence ATGACAGGATTATTCATCAGCTTTGAAGGGCCTGAAGGGGCGGGGAAGACGACGGTATTGCAGGAGATAGCAAACCGCCTGAAGTTGGAAGGACAAGATGTGGTAGTGACGCGTGAACCTGGCGGCATTCCGATTGCCGAGAAGATTCGTGAAATTATTTTAGATGCGAATCACAAAGCAATGGACGGAAAGACAGAAGCATTGCTGTACGCAGCCGCCCGGAGACAGCACTTAGTCGAGAAAGTCATACCGGCGCTTAAGCAGAACAAAATTGTCCTGTGTGACCGGTTTATTGACAGTTCGCTGGCTTATCAGGGATTTGCACGGGAGCTTGGAATCGATAACGTGCTGGCAATCAATTTATTTGCGATAGACAACTATATGCCCGATTGCACAATCTTTTTCGATGTGCCTCCTGAAGTAGGTTTGGCGCGTATCTGGAAGGATCAAGAGCGGGAACAAAACCGCTTGGATTTGGAAAAAGTGGAATTCCATGAACAAGTGTATAAAGGGTATCAAGAAGTACTGCGCCGTGACGGGGAGCGTATACGAGTGGTTGATGCACAGCAATCGCCGGAGCAAGTGGCGGAAAATGTTTGGAAAATTGTAAGTTCAGAAGTCAACTTACATAAGAATTCGTGA
- a CDS encoding aminotransferase class I/II-fold pyridoxal phosphate-dependent enzyme, with translation MTYEDRPLVRALQNFQSRNPLSFHVPGHKNGMLSGLPDNMRQALVYDVTELTGLDDLHEPAEAIKQAEDKLSRLYGSDRSFFLVNGSTVGNLAMLYATVRQGDLVLVQRNAHKSVFHALELTGAQPVFLSPDWHEQTQTAGTVSLENVKYALKQYPNIKAAVFTAPTYYGVTNYEMEDIIKICHSYSIPVLVDEAHGAHFIVNEAFPKSALDLGADLVVQSAHKTLPAMTMASFLHIHSQLVSVERVAHYLQMLQSSSPSYVLMASLDDARYYAETYNENDYARFLLYRQGLIQELRSIQGVEAVEPDDGLKLLLRAEGHTGFVLQEALEQQGIYVELADLYQVLLILPLVKADYDEEHANTADKFRRAVKSLTDKEAAAVQTYFSPPSSLVSVTAYTAKQLHTMSTEWVHIEQAAQRVAAESIIPYPPGIPLLCAGERVTEEYIKQIQDLLAAGCRFQGAINMETKEIKVVGN, from the coding sequence ATGACGTATGAAGACCGGCCGCTTGTGCGGGCTTTACAAAATTTCCAAAGCCGTAACCCTCTTTCATTTCATGTGCCGGGGCATAAAAACGGTATGCTTTCTGGTTTGCCGGACAACATGCGGCAGGCGTTGGTCTATGATGTCACGGAACTGACGGGACTCGATGATCTGCATGAACCCGCGGAAGCGATTAAACAGGCAGAAGATAAGCTGTCACGTTTATATGGGAGTGACCGCAGTTTCTTCTTGGTAAATGGATCGACAGTCGGGAACTTGGCAATGCTGTATGCAACGGTCCGGCAAGGTGACTTGGTGCTGGTGCAGCGCAATGCACATAAGTCTGTATTTCACGCACTGGAGCTGACGGGCGCGCAGCCGGTGTTTTTATCTCCTGACTGGCATGAGCAGACTCAGACAGCCGGCACAGTGTCACTGGAAAACGTGAAATATGCGCTCAAGCAATATCCGAATATAAAGGCCGCTGTGTTTACTGCGCCCACTTACTATGGAGTAACGAATTATGAAATGGAAGACATCATAAAAATATGCCATAGTTACAGCATACCAGTATTGGTTGATGAAGCGCATGGTGCCCATTTTATAGTGAATGAAGCATTCCCAAAAAGTGCATTGGATCTTGGAGCAGACCTGGTCGTCCAGTCCGCGCATAAAACATTGCCAGCTATGACGATGGCTTCCTTTTTACATATTCATTCACAATTGGTTTCTGTTGAACGGGTAGCGCATTATCTTCAGATGCTTCAATCAAGCAGTCCTTCGTATGTATTGATGGCTTCTTTAGATGATGCGAGATACTATGCAGAGACGTATAACGAAAATGACTATGCGAGGTTTCTATTATATAGGCAGGGCCTGATCCAAGAATTACGCAGTATACAGGGGGTTGAGGCAGTAGAGCCTGATGACGGACTGAAACTGCTGCTGCGCGCAGAAGGCCATACAGGATTCGTCCTGCAGGAAGCATTGGAGCAGCAGGGGATCTACGTGGAACTGGCAGATTTATATCAGGTATTGCTTATACTGCCTTTGGTGAAAGCGGACTATGACGAAGAACATGCAAATACGGCCGACAAATTCAGACGGGCGGTAAAGAGTTTGACAGACAAAGAAGCTGCCGCTGTACAGACTTATTTTTCACCGCCTTCCAGCCTTGTATCCGTGACGGCATATACAGCCAAGCAACTTCATACGATGAGTACTGAATGGGTACATATAGAACAGGCGGCACAACGAGTGGCAGCAGAGTCCATTATTCCTTACCCCCCGGGGATACCGCTATTATGCGCAGGGGAGCGGGTTACAGAGGAGTATATCAAGCAAATCCAAGACTTATTGGCAGCCGGCTGCAGATTTCAGGGAGCAATAAATATGGAGACAAAAGAAATAAAAGTAGTTGGCAACTAG
- a CDS encoding YaaR family protein: MKVNSDYRTGMDKLPADPLRHQPGNAKFGQMVEKQASRLQSEQIARLFGDISTAGDRLARSRNLRDMAKYKMLIKRFLKEAVDSGIELTQSHTWNQFGEGRRLKLVQTIDEKLIALTEALLDEEESSIDLLAKIGEIKGLLINLYT, encoded by the coding sequence ATGAAAGTCAATAGTGACTACCGTACAGGTATGGATAAATTACCGGCGGATCCTCTTCGGCATCAACCAGGCAATGCCAAGTTTGGGCAGATGGTGGAAAAACAGGCATCGCGTCTGCAAAGTGAACAGATTGCCCGTTTATTCGGAGATATTTCAACTGCCGGCGACCGATTGGCCAGATCGCGGAACTTGCGTGATATGGCAAAGTATAAGATGCTCATTAAACGTTTCTTGAAAGAAGCAGTGGATTCAGGCATCGAGTTAACACAATCCCATACATGGAACCAATTCGGCGAGGGGCGCCGTTTAAAGCTGGTCCAAACAATAGATGAAAAACTAATTGCGTTGACGGAAGCGCTATTGGATGAAGAAGAATCGTCCATTGATTTACTAGCGAAAATAGGGGAAATCAAAGGCCTTCTGATCAATTTATATACGTGA